ttccgatacgatccatatttccgtttccggcaatatcatcgtttccggagtattcatttcttgcctgtgacgatctcagctcccactgaaaccaagatccgtcgattccgaatatccatagatggagtatctaatgccattaaatacttgatccgtttacgtactatttgtgtgaccctacgggttcagtcaagagtaagctgtggattaatatcattaattccacttgaactgaagcggcctctagctaggcattcagctcacttgatctcactgaattattaacttgttaattaatactgaaccgcatttattagacttaacatagaatgcatacttggaccaagggcattatttccttcagtctcccacttgtccttagggacaagtgtgcatttcctaattcctttgtcgctcgatgcttgctcttgaacataaggtaagagttgtcattgccatgtccacatagttcaagaaacagaactactggtcatcttgcattctaatcgtctaacgtttgcatccccgcatttgccacgccattctgaacatgtgacgcaaatgacaaattttagcataaaatttagtcatttgcgtcgcagctttattaaactgcgacgcaaatgactctaggatgccccccagagtcatttgcgtcgcagattagtaaaactgcgacgcaattaactcaatcaagtgcgtcgcagatttactaatctgcgatgcaaatgactctggggggcatcctagagtcatttgcgtcgcagtttaataaagctgcgacgcaaatgtgttttgatttttttttttcgaattcgcgCTCACGCTTAATTGCTTTCAAGCTTCATTCTGACTTAGGTTTTGCTCGACAAACAACCAACACTGCTTCACTCCCAAACGAAACCAAACACCAACACTGCTAGAGTCTCACCGGCGGCTTCACCCTGCCGTCGTTGCTTCACTGCCGCCTTCCGTGCCTTCCGCCGTTTCTTCACTGCGCTGCCCCTTCACTGCGCTGCACTTCACTGCTTCACTCCTTCTTGCTGTACTCCCTTTTTAGAGCCGCCGCCCACGGCCAAGGAAGTCGTCCACGCTGCCGCCCACTCACTCCTTCACGCCGCCGCCCACTCACTCCTTCACGCCGCCGCCCACTCAGCCGCCCTTGTTCATTGTAGTCTCTCCTCTCTTaggtattgaattttaattttgatatttattgaattttaattgtgcattttaattttaattgtggacattataattgaattttaattatgcattataattgaattttaatggttgatattatttgttgaattttaattgggtacattttaggatttaggttttgttgaattttagttgtaggttttgttgaattttagttgaattttaattgggtacattttaggatttaggttttgttgaattttagttgtaggttttgttgaattttagttgaattttaattgggtacattttaggatttaggttttgttgaattttagttgttaggttttgttgaattaaaagttatgaaatgaagttttgggtatgaaatgaatttaggtgatatatgaaatcatgttttgggtttgctacaaaattttggatttataatgatatgaatagcctagtttatattctaacctttgacaaaatttggtctagtggttgaaaatggatcggagttggatgtatggtagtaaacgattttctacaaggttcttacaagggattcaagagttcattaaggttgccttgaaacatcaatcagaacatgaatcaagtttaattctgtgtccttgttgtgattgcaataattcaagggggtatcgggatattgatgatattgttgatcacatagttcgtcgcggttttaagggtaactacacgacgtggacatggcatggtgagagcatagatcatggggcaagttctagtatgccgagctcCATTTACAGCTCAGATTGAGTCAAACTTACagattgaatgaaatggtcaattacagctCCAAGTTCTAGGCAAAAACAGATTGAGTCAAAAATTACagattgaatgaaatggtcaattacagctCAGATTGAATGAATGAAATGATCTGCACTCaatctgtaattgaccatttcattcaaataaataaacaaataagtttgaaaacattccttaggttctttggttcaaagttgggttcgaaaacatcatttttgcctaaaaatgacctaggacgacccaaatagccttaaatgtgaaataatagattgtaaagggccttacaaagttataactattcatatgagacgtgtaataagtttgaaaacattccttaggttctttggttcaaagttaggttcgaaaacatcatttttgcctaaaaatgacctaggacgacccaaatagccttaaatgtgaaataatagattgtaaagggccttacaaagttataactatgcatatgagacgtgtaataagtttgaaaacattccttaggttctttggttcaaagttgggttcgaaaacatcatttttgcctaaaaatgacctaggacgacccaattagccttaaatgtgaaataatagattgtaaagggccttagaaagttataactatgcatatgagacgtgtaataagtttgaaaacattccttaggttctttggttcaaagttgggttcgaaaacatcatttttgcctaaaaatgacctagaacgtacgacccaattagccttaaatgtgactactacgtatataattgcatttacatgtgtaaacaaagtatataattgcacttacatgtaaaatattctttgcatttacatgtgtaaacaaagtatatataattgcatattttatcgaatgtgtagtgcttttcggagttacaagagactaggtggacaatctaagggaactaaattaacatggattccagcacaggtatatatatatataattagtttattatttacctaagaaataagtttttcaaaattataacatacaatgtgatagaaattttacttgtgttatttattttaatgcatttagtgtgctcaacaaccgggatcactagattgtggctactacgtcatgcgttttatgtacgacataataatgaatcatggtaatagtcaagatcttactaaggtatgttctcataaactacgtactttatataataaattgaagtacacaaaactattatattgatcaatcgttgataaattgaattatttacacttttttaggatttttcaagaacattgccttattcagcggaggagattaatgaggtgaaagatttttgggcagattacttcatgaacaatgtcgaatttttagcttaatttgtaatatgaacttgatctctagctagctacgtacctttgttgtaataattttatgtttgttgtaacatgttggttgatcgatctatgacgaatttaattgccttttattgggaacgttaattacgttgtaaacttttgtgacaggtattaattataaatgtattcccggtattagGAATGAAccgtctaatttcaaagacgatcatgtcggaatttccaactaatattaaaaaacgaatatttttttttaaaaaaataagtcatttgcaacgcacgttagctcaatgtgcgaggcaaatgacttaattttttggcgctaaaattgtcatttgcgtcgcacattaagctattgtgcgtggcaaatgactttttttttttgcgcctaaaagtcatttgcgtcgcacaattagcaaaagtgcgttgcaaataacttttcaacatggtgcctgaaaagtcatttgcaacgcacattagctaaatgtgcgacgcaaatgaaccttatttgcgtcgcacatttagctaatgtgcgttgcaaatgacttttcaggcaccatgttgaaaagttatttgcaacgcacttttgctaattgtgcgacgcaaataaggttatttgcgtcgcacaaatgtgcgacgcaaatgacttttagtcatttgcgtcgagagcttttgccacgcacgatgtgcgacgcaaatatgcttaaaagtgcgatgcaaatgaccctttttccactagtgtctatgcgtccaattttatagaaaactccgactagggaccattttcaacctttgacattcaagttcacttgatagacatttcttagtcacaggactggtacTGACAGTCtctcttgaatatatcgtcaaattgaagggactcatcatttaataaaccacaaattaaatggaaaaatgaattcttttcatttattgtgaatgattaaccaataatgttttacaaagatttaaactctaaaactttaaaacattaaacagagacatcaaagccattctccaatatgcttgattcccatagctgcagtgtgcgagttgtgcttcgcctgcggcagaggtttagtcaatggatctgatatgttgtcatcagttccaattttgcttatctcgacttcttttctttcaacgaactctcgtagaaggtgaaatctacgaagtacatgcttgactctctggtggtgtctaggctcctttgcctgtgcaatagctccgttattgtcacaatacagggctattggtcctttaatggaggggactacaccaagttcacctatgaacttccttagccatatagcttcctttgctgcttcatgtgcaacaatgtactccgcttcagttgtagaatccgcaatggtgctttgcttagcacttttccagcttactgctcctccgttgaggcagaagacaaacccagactatgatctgaaatcatctttgtcggtttggaaacttgcgttcgtatagcctttaacaattaattcatcatctccaccatagaccaggaagtcatctttgtgccttttcaggtacttcggaatgttcttggcagcagtccaatgcgcctctcctgggtctgactggtatctgctcgtagcactgagtgcgtacgcaacatccgggcgtgtacatatcatagcatacattattgaaccaatcaatgatgcatatggaatcccattcattcgtctacgctcatcaagtgtttttgggcactgagtcttgcttagagtcattccatgagacatgggtaggtagcctcgcttggagtccgccatcttgaacctatcaagcaccttattgatataagtgctttgactaagtccaatcatccttttagatctatctctgtaaatcttgatgcccaatatgtactgtgcttctcctagatccttctgaaggaaataatgcccttggtccaagtatgcattctatgataagtctaataaatgcggttcagtattaattaacaagttaataattcagtgagatcaagtgagctgaatgcctagctagaggccgcttcagttcaagtggaattaatgatattaatccacaacttactcttgactgaacccgtagggtcacacaaatagtacgtaaacggatcaagtatttaatggcattaaatactccatctatgaatattcggaatcgacggatcttggtttcagtgggagctgagatcgtcacaggcaagaaatgaatactccggaaacgatgatattgccggaaacggaaatatggatcgtatcggaaatataaatattatccaagtcgtagatgttgccggaaacggaaacatggtacgtatcggaaaatattatcggaaatggaaatattgccagaatcggaaatattgccggaaacggaaatattgtcagaatcggaaatattatcggaatcggaaatttaatcggaagcgtatcgtacgaataagcatcggacgaggcctgccggacgagggcccagcacgaagccaggccatcgcccagcaagccaagcgcgccacacgaacagccaaggccacgccaggcccagcgcaaggccaggcccagcaggccgtggcagcgcgcacagcgcgcgcatcgcgtgcaggagctacgtgggcttgtagctcgcgtaggcctcgctgcgtgggctgctcgcacgcacgcgcatgggcggcccatcgtggctgccgtgtgtgtgtgcgtaagtgtttgtgttcatgcacgattcctaaaacgtgcagagttcggttaatgattaaattcctaattctatttgataaattaattaattagagttcttgtaggattctaagtttaattaattcgtatcctaataggattccaattctctttccatacccctataaatatgtggcctgggttcacaatttataacgagttttaaagtattcaaagtgagtttttgagagaaaaattcagtcacacatcttgctcaaaagtgccgaaaattctagtaccttaagggcgattctagttggtcaatcttaaggcggatccggacgtgctgtggactatctacggagggacgacacttggagtcctaaagacttgttcttgttcggttcgggcgcagctagggaaggcacgcaacaaagagtatgcatctaaattattctatatgattatgtgtaaataatatgtattcctgggttaatggttgtttccgcatgatttatgtaatatcatatgtatcataacctaacagtggtatcacgagccccttattattttcataatctaatttgcataaacatggttaaatattacaaatttgcaagaattaaaaggggtgattaattttcgtaattgttaattaattgcaaattgcgtttatttaattatagtacgcagtttttcggcagtttattcgttactcatccaaatcgagtgatttttgtgtcaattccgcatgtaaaaggcattctaaaatttttcgaagcctaactatgacttttcgaaggttttattttttcgaatgcaaaatttcgtaaatttaagatgttaaattaaatatttgcgattcttgttgataaatcttgaatttttgattgacctactgtatatgtttaacaagtttgaatgcctagccttgttaattatgcaatctaatttgtaattatgattaatttgttgaaaattagaataatttagaattaatttgattttcataattaattataatttaattagaaacctatgattaaaaac
The Spinacia oleracea cultivar Varoflay unplaced genomic scaffold, BTI_SOV_V1 SOVchr0_044, whole genome shotgun sequence genome window above contains:
- the LOC130465079 gene encoding uncharacterized protein, which produces MCKQSIYNCIFYRMCSAFRSYKRLGGQSKGTKLTWIPAQCAQQPGSLDCGYYVMRFMYDIIMNHGNSQDLTKDFSRTLPYSAEEINEVKDFWADYFMNNVEFLA